The following are from one region of the Salvia splendens isolate huo1 chromosome 2, SspV2, whole genome shotgun sequence genome:
- the LOC121767554 gene encoding binding partner of ACD11 1-like produces MTTKTVKVSNVSLGATEQDIQEFFSFTGVIQYVEMKSENERSQSAYVTFVDAQNAETAVLLSGATIVDQTVTISLEPNYTLPASAAAAAATASQGDNAGVGVAAAAQKAEDVVSGMVAKGFILGKDALNRAKSFDERHQLISTASATVASLDQKIGLSEKITVGATIVNDKVKEVDEKFQVSEKTKTAFAAAGQTVSSAGTAVMKNRYILTGATWVTGAFSRVQKAAEDVGQKTLDKVAEEEQGRNEAQGYTKLDITDSPDAASTTTNPTPTPSNQKPDSPKGLIL; encoded by the exons ATGACG ACCAAGACTGTGAAAGTGAGCAATGTCTCACTGGGTGCAACAGAACAAGACATCCAGGAGTTCTTTTCCTTCACTGGGGTAATCCAATACGTTGAAATGAAAAG TGAAAATGAGAGATCTCAATCTGCATATGTCACTTTCGTCGATGCTCAGAATGCTGAGACTGCTGTTCTTCTTTCG GGAGCTACAATAGTGGACCAAACAGTCACCATTTCCCTTGAACCAAACTATACGCTGCCAGCAtcggcagcagcagcagcagctaca GCATCACAAGGTGATAATGCAGGTGTTGGTGTTGCAGCTGCTGCGCAGAAGGCAGAGGACGTTGTCAGCGGCATGGTAGCCAAGGGTTTTATATTAGGGAAAGATGCGCTTAACAGGGCAAAGTCTTTTGACGAGAGGCACCAACTCATATCAACTGCATCAGCCACAGTAGCATCGCTGGACCAGAAGATTGGGCTGAGTGAGAAAATCACTGTTGGAGCAACCATAGTCAACGACAAAGTGAAGGAAGTAGATGAGAAGTTCCAGGTTTCCGAGAAGACTAAGACAGCTTTTGCTGCTGCTGGACAGACCGTCAGTAGTGCAGGAACGGCCGTCATGAAAAACCGATACATCCTGACTGGCGCTACATGGGTAACCGGTGCTTTCAGCCGTGTTCAAAAGGCGGCCGAGGATGTTGGACAGAAAACGCTCGATAAAGTCGCAGAGGAAGAGCAGGGGAGAAATGAAGCTCAAGGTTACACTAAGCTCGACATAACTGATTCACCAGACGCTGCTTCGACTACAACGAATCCGACTCCGACTCCGAGCAACCAAAAACCAGACTCCCCAAAGGGATTGATTCTCTGA
- the LOC121767544 gene encoding peptidyl-tRNA hydrolase 2, mitochondrial-like isoform X2 produces the protein MIEMTWLSAFFIGAGCFALGCLIGLRRSSRAARRSSKGAEVNEEGRKKVNRGKPLLEVEKLAEIIDDFKMVLVVRNDLKMGKGKIAAQCSHATLGLYKKILNRAPKSLGRWEMCGQVKVVVKIESEDDMLVLQERAKSLNLPTHVTIDAGRTQIAPNSRTVMAVLGPAELVDDVTGGLKLL, from the exons ATGATAGAGATGACTTGGCTCAGCGCATTTTTTATTGGGGCGGGTTGCTTCGCTCTAGGATGCCTAATTGGATTGAGGCGTTCTTCCCGCGCCGCTCGGCGCTCATCGAAAGGTGCTGAGGTTAACGAGGAGGGGAGGAAGAAGGTTAATCGAGGCAAACCGCTGCTGGAGGTTGAAAAACTAGCTGAAATTATCGACGATTTCAAGATG GTTTTGGTTGTGAGGAATGACTTGAAAATGGGGAAGGGGAAGATTGCTGCCCAATGCAG CCATGCGACTTTGGGGCTGTACAAGAAAATCCTGAACCGGGCACCAAAATCTTTAGGCAG ATGGGAGATGTGTGGGCAGGTTAAGGTGGTGGTGAAAATTGAAAGCGAGGATGATATGCTTGTTCTACAG GAAAGGGCAAAATCGCTAAATTTACCGACACATGTTACAATTGATGCAGGAAGAACACAAATTGCTCCAA ATTCAAGAACTGTGATGGCAGTCCTAG GACCAGCAGAGCTAGTTGATGATGTGACTGGTGGATTGAAACTTTTATAG
- the LOC121793017 gene encoding histone acetyltransferase MCC1-like has translation MPYYSMVNIKVHRGPVIAYRPIQPSDLVILERTHGELFPIRYETEFFQNVVNGQDIVSWGAVDRSRPDEQSDELVGFVTVRIIPAKDSEIEDLLSFDASKTDQTLVYILTLGVIDSYRNLGIAGSLIHEVTKYASNLSSCRAVYLHVISYNNPAIHLYKKMSFQCVRRLYNFYYINGQHFDSYLFVYYVNGGRSPCSPLELVTLFVTYARSGFKSLAAKLWKNDERKISKWPKYKESGYLLPTVQSKRILTNESSGCQFV, from the exons ATGCCATATTATTCAATGGTAAACATCAAAGTTCACCGCGGTCCAGTTATAGCTTATAGGCCAATACAGCCATCTGACTTGGTGATTCTTGAGAGAACTCATGGCGAACTGTTTCCCATAAG GTATGAAACTGAATTCTTCCAGAATGTTGTCAATGGCCAAGATATTGTGTCGTGGGGAGCTGTTGATCGAAGTCGCCCCGATGAACAGAGTGACGAACTTGTTGGATTTGTTACTGTAAGAATTATTCCAGCCAAAGACAGTGAG ATAGAAGATTTATTGAGCTTTGACGCATCAAAAACAGACCAAACATTAGTATACATCCTAACATTGGGAGTCATCGATTCCTACAGGAATCTGGGAATTG CCGGTTCACTAATCCATGAGGTCACTAAGTATGCATCAAATCTTTCAAGTTGCCGTGCTGTTTATCTACACGTGATTTCATACAATAACCCAGCCATACATTTGTACAAGAAGATGTCATTTCAGTGTGTAAGACGGCTGTACAATTTTTATTACATCAACGGGCAGCATTTTGATTCCTATCTGTTTGTCTACTACGTGAATGGCGGTCGATCTCCCTGCTCTCCGCT AGAGCTCGTCACATTGTTTGTCACTTATGCAAGGAGTGGATTCAAATCACTGGCTGCAAAGCTGTGGAAAAATGATGAGAGGAAGATCTCCAAGTGGCCCAAGTATAAAGAATCGGGTTACCTTCTTCCTACAGTTCAGTCCAAAAGAATCCTCACCAACGAGAGCTCTGGGTGCCAGTTCGTCTGA
- the LOC121767544 gene encoding peptidyl-tRNA hydrolase 2, mitochondrial-like isoform X1 produces the protein MQLLTVQSAALGFDMIEMTWLSAFFIGAGCFALGCLIGLRRSSRAARRSSKGAEVNEEGRKKVNRGKPLLEVEKLAEIIDDFKMVLVVRNDLKMGKGKIAAQCSHATLGLYKKILNRAPKSLGRWEMCGQVKVVVKIESEDDMLVLQERAKSLNLPTHVTIDAGRTQIAPNSRTVMAVLGPAELVDDVTGGLKLL, from the exons ATGCAGCTTCTCACAG TGCAGAGTGCTGCTTTGGGGTTTGATATGATAGAGATGACTTGGCTCAGCGCATTTTTTATTGGGGCGGGTTGCTTCGCTCTAGGATGCCTAATTGGATTGAGGCGTTCTTCCCGCGCCGCTCGGCGCTCATCGAAAGGTGCTGAGGTTAACGAGGAGGGGAGGAAGAAGGTTAATCGAGGCAAACCGCTGCTGGAGGTTGAAAAACTAGCTGAAATTATCGACGATTTCAAGATG GTTTTGGTTGTGAGGAATGACTTGAAAATGGGGAAGGGGAAGATTGCTGCCCAATGCAG CCATGCGACTTTGGGGCTGTACAAGAAAATCCTGAACCGGGCACCAAAATCTTTAGGCAG ATGGGAGATGTGTGGGCAGGTTAAGGTGGTGGTGAAAATTGAAAGCGAGGATGATATGCTTGTTCTACAG GAAAGGGCAAAATCGCTAAATTTACCGACACATGTTACAATTGATGCAGGAAGAACACAAATTGCTCCAA ATTCAAGAACTGTGATGGCAGTCCTAG GACCAGCAGAGCTAGTTGATGATGTGACTGGTGGATTGAAACTTTTATAG
- the LOC121793016 gene encoding inositol-tetrakisphosphate 1-kinase 1-like — translation MSEESTTRYRIGYALAPKKVKSFIQPSLLNLAKERGIDLFPVQTTKPLTDQFPFDCIIHKSPDLEWRNQLEQLIHQNPNVVVIDRPEAIERLHNRVTMLQAVDQLEIANGFSVGVPKQVSVENPQSPIDCGLSFPVIAKPLVANGSAGSHQMSLVFNEEGLRGLKLRQPFVLQEFVNHGGVIFKVYVAGRHVQCVKRRSLPDISEEKLGVSENSVSFSQISNVTAEDRSGNGVEKLIEGAELPPSGFVTEVASQLREALKLNLFNFDMIRDSSVEGRHLVIDINYFPGYAKMPYYETILTDFFLDVVQKKPDMISKYC, via the coding sequence ATGTCGGAGGAATCTACGACGAGGTACCGCATAGGTTATGCGCTTGCGCCAAAGAAAGTGAAGAGTTTCATCCAACCATCGCTCCTCAATCTCGCCAAAGAGAGAGGGATCGATCTATTTCCCGTCCAGACCACCAAGCCCTTGACCGATCAATTCCCCTTCGATTGCATCATCCACAAATCACCCGACCTGGAGTGGCGAAACCAGCTCGAGCAGCTCATTCATCAGAATCCAAACGTCGTCGTAATTGACCGCCCGGAGGCGATCGAGCGCCTCCACAATCGGGTAACCATGCTGCAGGCGGTGGACCAGCTGGAAATTGCCAACGGGTTCTCAGTCGGGGTTCCGAAGCAGGTGTCTGTCGAAAATCCCCAGTCGCCGATCGACTGCGGTTTAAGTTTCCCGGTCATTGCGAAGCCGCTGGTGGCGAACGGGAGCGCGGGATCTCATCAGATGTCGTTGGTCTTCAACGAGGAGGGCTTGCGAGGGCTGAAATTGCGCCAGCCGTTTGTGCTGCAGGAGTTCGTCAATCACGGAGGGGTCATTTTCAAGGTCTACGTGGCGGGGAGGCACGTTCAGTGCGTGAAGAGGAGGTCGTTGCCGGATATCTCGGAGGAAAAATTGGGGGTTTCGGAGAATTCGGTGTCGTTCTCTCAGATTTCGAATGTGACTGCGGAGGATCGGAGCGGTAACGGCGTCGAGAAGTTAATCGAGGGGGCGGAGCTGCCCCCGTCTGGTTTTGTGACGGAAGTAGCTAGTCAGTTAAGGGAGGCTTTGAAATTGAACCTTTTCAATTTTGATATGATAAGGGACAGTAGCGTTGAAGGGCGGCATCTCGTGATCGATATAAATTACTTCCCGGGGTATGCCAAGATGCCTTACTACGAGACGATTTTGACTGATTTTTTCCTTGACGTTGTGCAGAAGAAGCCGGACATGATTTCTAAGTACTGTTAG
- the LOC121793018 gene encoding uncharacterized protein LOC121793018 has translation MSSVHMLPFKYLLEDLRRNVHCCEQWLAFRNDGKYTAAGYAQVASEKMTKYSDVGGQTFWNPFEKSETIKRRRYFITKLLQGAIRGLAYMHDHERLHQSLGPASVALNTIAEKDAVYLVPMLRDLAFSVDIRYCLTDDRLVEAVKFLDLGDGAGWELLQAMLNRDYRQRPIAEAVLNHRFLAGAFL, from the exons ATGAGCTCAGTGCACATGCTTCCCTTCAA GTACTTATTGGAGGATTTGAGACGAAATGTTCATTGTTGTGAGCAG TGGCTTGCTTTTCGGAATGATGGAAAGTACACTGCTGCTGGCTATGCACAAGTTGCGAGTGAAAAGATGACAAAATATAGTGATGTTGGAGGGCAGACATTTTGGAATCCGTTCGAGAAAAGTGAAACTATAAAGAGGAGAAGATACTTCATTACAAAGCTCCTTCAGGGAGCAATTCGTGGCTTAGCTTACATGCATGACCACGAGAGGTTGCATCAAAGTCTTGGACCTGCTTCTGTTGCTCTTAA TACAATTGCAGAGAAAGATGCTGTTTATCTGGTTCCAATGCTTAGGGACCTTGCCTTTTCGGTTGATATAAG ATACTGTTTGACTGATGATCGTCTTGTGGAAGCTGTTAAATTTCTAGATCTTGGGGATGGTGCAGGATGGGAGTTACTTCAG GCTATGTTGAACCGTGATTATCGACAGAGGCCTATTGCAGAAGCTGTTTTGAACCATAGATTTCTGGCTGGAGCTTTCCTCTAA
- the LOC121793015 gene encoding heat stress transcription factor A-1-like, translated as MEAGGGISTAATSSPPPFLSKTYDMVDDPATDAVVSWSKNSNSFVVWNVPEFARDLLPKYFKHNNFSSFVRQLNTYGFRKVDPDRWEFANEGFLKGSKHLLKTINRRKSSHAQGQQQNVQVQNPPVPSCIEVGKFGMEEEVERLKRDKNLLMQELVRLRQQQQTTDSQLQTVGQRVHVMEQRQTQMMSFLAKAMQSPGFVSQMVHQQNDSGRHISGANKKRRLPSQDEESLARNLSITSPDGQIVKYQPLMNEAAKAMLRQIMKMDTSNRSESKLSNPNGFLIDSAHSPSDLLDSSSSTSRISGVTLSEVLPNTSALSEVQSSSCLTHASAHNTLFPEASTGVPDFILAQGISPGNSIDLPNEPFNGSEPTNFSSADALPGFVDAPIPPPSDEPLEDYDVDILLDDIHMLTGMGDDIHKLPGISDDIHKLPGVSDDIHKLPSINDVFWEQFLPESPSLIEKTDEINAVDLGHEMSTDQVTELESEWDRLKSLNNLTEQMGLLTSSAKIG; from the exons ATGGAGGCTGGAGGAGGAATCTCAACGGCGGCGACGTCGTCGCCGCCACCGTTTCTGAGTAAGACTTACGACATGGTGGATGATCCGGCGACGGATGCGGTGGTATCGTGGAGCAAGAACAGCAACAGCTTTGTTGTCTGGAACGTGCCGGAGTTCGCTAGAGACCTTTTGCCTAAGTATTTCAAGCATAATAATTTCTCCAGCTTCGTTCGCCAGCTGAATACTTAT GGCTTCAGGAAAGTAGATCCTGACCGTTGGGAGTTTGCTAATGAGGGGTTTCTTAAAGGTAGCAAGCATTTACTGAAGACCATAAACAGGCGTAAATCATCCCACGCACAAGGCCAACAGCAAAATGTTCAAGTTCAGAATCCCCCTGTCCCGTCCTGCATTGAGGTTGGCAAATTTGGGATGGAGGAAGAGGTTGAAAGGTTGAAGAGGGATAAGAATCTTCTCATGCAAGAACTTGTTAGGTTAAGGCAGCAGCAACAAACAACCGACAGTCAATTGCAGACTGTTGGTCAGCGTGTTCATGTAATGGAGCAACGACAAACACAAATGATGTCCTTCCTCGCCAAAGCTATGCAAAGCCCTGGCTTTGTATCACAGATGGTACATCAGCAGAATGATAGTGGCAGACATATTTCTGGTGCTAACAAGAAAAGGAGGCTACCGAGTCAGGATGAAGAAAGTTTAGCTCGCAATTTGAGTATTACATCGCCCGATGGACAGATTGTCAAATACCAGCCTTTGATGAATGAAGCTGCAAAGGCAATGCTGAGACAAATCATGAAAATGGATACGTCAAATAGGTCCGAGTCTAAACTGAGCAATCCTAATGGTTTCTTGATTGACAGTGCACATTCTCCCTCGGATTTATTAGATAGTAGTAGTTCAACCAGTAGAATATCAGGAGTGACTCTTTCAGAGGTTTTACCCAATACGTCCGCGCTGTCTGAGGTCCAATCTTCCTCTTGTCTGACACATGCTAGTGCTCACAATACCCTCTTTCCGGAGGCAAGCACAGGGGTACCTGATTTCATTCTCGCACAAGGAATCAGTCCAGGAAATAGCATCGACCTTCCTAATGAGCCATTTAATGGGTCCGAGCCTACAAATTTCAGTTCTGCGGATGCACTTCCCGGGTTTGTTGATGCCCCTATACCTCCACCATCAGATGAACCTTTGGAAGATTATGATGTTGACATTTTGCTTGATGACATTCATATGCTGACAGGTATGGGTGATGATATTCATAAGCTGCCTGGTATAAGTGATGATATCCATAAGCTGCCGGGTGTAAGTGACGATATTCACAAGCTTCCGAGCATAAATGATGTATTCTGGGAACAGTTTCTTCCTGAGAGTCCCTCCCTTATTGAGAAAACAGATGAGATAAATGCTGTCGATCTGGGACATGAAATGAGCACGGATCAGGTAACCGAACTAGAAAGTGAATGGGACAGACTGAAGAGTTTGAATAATCTTACCGAACAGATGGGGCTTCTCACATCATCTGCGAAGATCGGTTAA
- the LOC121767525 gene encoding probable arabinosyltransferase ARAD1 yields the protein MAGKHFSSSSAAAKSQRSLLFLFGLSIVFISLIFYLFASSSSSSFPTLHATAFPAASNPNADYSFVSSLEKFLINHKSKSPSIRDAVDERNVKRLDDLIAEEEEKRLYGGESSFYSPIRVYVYDMPSKFTYDLLWLFHNTYRETSNLTSNGSPVHRLIEQHSIDYWLWADLIAPESERLLKNVVRVHKQEEADLFYIPFFTTISFFLLEKQQCKALYREALKWVTDQPAWNRSEGRDHILPVHHPWSFKSVRKFMKKAIWLLPDMDSTGNWYKPGHVYLEKDLILPYVPNVHLCDSKCLSDSKRTTLLFFRGRLKRNAGGKIRAKLVAELNGSKDVVIEEGTTGKGGKNAAQIGMRKSIFCLNPAGDTPSSARLFDAIVSGCIPVIVSDELELPFEGILDYRKIAVFVSSSDAMQPGWLVSYLRNISSSQIRLKQTSLAKYSRHFLYSHPAQPLGPEDLVWRMMAGKLVNIKLHSRRSQRVVKESRSICSCECRRPNSTSPVPFS from the exons ATGGCCGGAAAACACTTTTCCTCCTCTTCCGCCGCCGCAAAATCGCAGAGATCCCTTCTCTTCCTCTTCGGCCTATCCATCGTCTTCATCTCTCTAATCTTCTACTTGTTCgcctcctcttcctcttcttccttccCCACTCTGCACGCCACCGCATTCCCCGCAGCTTCAAACCCTAACGCCGACTATTCGTTCGTCTCCTCACTAGAGAAGTTTCTCATCAATCACAAATCCAAATCCCCCTCCATCCGCGACGCCGTCGATGAACGGAATGTGAAGAGATTAGACGATTTGATAGCGGAGGAAGAGGAGAAACGTCTCTACGGAGGAGAGAGTTCGTTTTACTCGCCGATTAGGGTTTATGTGTATGATATGCCGTCGAAATTCACCTACGATTTGCTCTGGCTGTTTCACAATACGTATAGAGAGACCAGTAATCTCACCTCCAATGGCAGTCCTGTTCATCGATTGATCGAGCAA CATTCGATTGACTATTGGCTGTGGGCGGACTTAATAGCACCGGAATCAGagagattgttgaagaatgTGGTCAGAGTTCACAAGCAGGAAGAGGCAGACTTGTTCTACATTCCATTCTTCACTACAATCAGCTTTTTCTTGTTGGAGAAACAGCAATGCAAGGCTCTTTATAGG GAAGCCCTAAAGTGGGTCACAGACCAACCAGCTTGGAACCGGTCTGAGGGTAGAGATCATATCTTACCAGTTCATCATCCTTGGTCATTTAAATCTGTTCGAAAGTTTATGAAGAAAGCAATCTGGCTCCTTCCAGATATGGACTCAACTGGGAATTG GTATAAGCCTGGACATGTTTACCTTGAGAAAGACCTCATACTTCCATATGTTCCCAACGTCCACTTGTGTGATTCCAAATGCTTGTCTGATTCAAAGAGGACTACACTGCTATTTTTTCGAGGAAGGCTGAAAAGAAATGCC GGCGGTAAAATTCGTGCTAAACTTGTGGCAGAACTTAATGGTTCCAAGGATGTGGTTATAGAGGAGGGTACTACTGGAAAGGGAGGAAAGAATGCTGCTCAGATTGGCATGCGCAA GTCTATCTTTTGCCTTAACCCAGCTGGTGATACTCCTTCATCTGCTAGGTTGTTTGATGCTATTGTTAGTGGCTGCATCCCTGTAATAGTTAGTGATGAGTTGGAACTTCCTTTTGAAGGAATTCTTGATTACCGCAAg ATTGCTGTATTCGTCTCCTCTAGTGACGCCATGCAGCCAGGATGGCTCGTATCCTATTTAAGAAATATTTCTTCCTCTCAAATAAGACTGAAACAAACAAGTCTTGCTAAG TACTCGAGGCATTTTCTATATTCCCATCCTGCTCAGCCATTGGGTCCAGAAGACTTGGTTTGGAGAATG ATGGCAGGTAAGTTGGTTAACATCAAGCTTCACTCGAGGAGATCACAACGTGTTGTGAAAGAATCTAGAAGCATCTGCAGTTGCGAATGCAGGCGACCGAACAGTACTAGCCCAGTACCCTTCTCTTGA
- the LOC121767535 gene encoding TOM1-like protein 1, with protein MSDNLMEKVSAFGERLMIGGSEVGQKITAGVSSVSFKMKEFFQGPNQTDQLVEEATAETLDEPDWATNLELCDMINHERVSSVELIRGIKKRIVLKSPRIQYLALVLLETVAKNCEKAFSEIAAERVLDEMVKLIDDPQTVVNNRNKALMLIESWGESSNELRYLPVYEETYKSLKSRGVRFPARDEESLAPIFTPERSVEATAPSATLGQQLHYHIPVQSFSAEQIKEALDVARNSIELLSTVLSSSTQQDAIEDELATTLLHQCRESRYTVQKIIETGGDNEAVLFEALNVNDEIQKVLSKYEEMKTPSGSPKGPEPAMIPISVEPDHLPAAGSEESLVRKPPSSSNDEMMDDLDEMIFGKKSGSTSEAGGGQDAKKQQPPKEDLISL; from the exons ATGAGTGACAACTTGATGGAGAAAGTCAGCGCTTTTGGTGAGCGATTAATGATTGGGGGATCTGAGGTGGGGCAGAAGATCACTGCGGGAGTGAGCTCTGTTAGTTTCAAGATGAAGGAGTTCTTCCAAGGTCCGAACCAGACTGATCAGCTTGTCGAGGAAGCAACTGCTGAAACTCTTGACGAGCCTGATTGGGCTACGAATCTCGAACTTTGTGACATGATCAATCATGAGAGGGTCAGCAGTGTTGAATTGATCAGGGGGATAAAGAAACGGATCGTGCTGAAGAGCCCTAGGATTCAGTATTTGGCCCTCGTGTTGCTGGAAACTGTTGCAAAGAATTGTGAGAAGGCGTTCTCAGAGATTGCAGCCGAGAGGGTCCTGGATGAGATGGTGAAGCTGATTGATGATCCACAGACTGTGGTCAACAACCGGAATAAGGCTCTGATGTTAATTGAATCGTGGGGAGAGTCCAGTAATGAACTTCGTTATTTGCCTGTTTATGAAGAAACGTATAAG AGTCTAAAATCCAGAGGAGTTCGGTTCCCTGCTCGTGATGAAGAGAGTCTAGCTCCAATATTTACTCCGGAAAGATCTGTGGAAGCAACGGCGCCTAGCGCCACATTGGGACAGCAACTCCATTATCATATCCCTGTCCAGAGCTTTTCTGCTGAACAGATAAAGGAAGCATTGGACGTAGCAAGAAACAGTATCGAGCTTCTAAGCACCGTTTTATCATCTTCCACTCAGCAAGATGCTATTGAG GATGAATTGGCCACCACCCTTTTACACCAGTGCCGAGAGTCCCGTTACACTGTTCAGAAAATCATCGAAACAGGTGGCGACAACGAGGCAGTGCTCTTTGAAGCGCTGAATGTGAACGATGAGATTCAAAAAGTTCTGTCCAAATACGAAGAGATGAAGACGCCCTCAGGGTCGCCAAAGGGGCCGGAGCCAGCCATGATCCCCATCTCTGTTGAGCCCGACCATTTACCTGCAGCCGGCAGCGAAGAATCCCTTGTCAGAAAGCCCCCGTCAAGCAGCAATGACGAGATGATGGACGATCTCGACGAGATGATCTTCGGCAAGAAGTCCGGCAGCACATCGGAGGCCGGCGGCGGACAAGATGCGAAGAAACAGCAGCCACCCAAGGAAGATCTCATCTCCTTGTAA